The Corynebacterium mycetoides genome includes the window CCACGGGCCGGACGGCGAGAATGTGGCGTGGTTCGCGCGCAAGTACATTGACCGCCGCACGCACCGCCTCGAGCAGATCCGCCAGGCGCTCGCCGAGCACGGGCAGGACGCGGATATCAGCACGATCGTGGACGCGATCTACGACGATGTCGACCCGGTGCTGCGCGGCGCGGCGGAGCAATCCACCCGCGTCGCCCTGCGCTACATCCGCAACGAAGGCTAGAACGAGGGTTAGCGGGCGCGCCGGGCGAGGTTCTCGGTGTTGACGATGAGCACGCTCTTGCCCTCGAGGCGGATCCAGCCGCGGTGGGCGAACGTGGCCAGCGCCTTGTTCACGGTCTCGCGCGAGGCGCCGACAAGTTGGGCGATCTCCTCCTGGGTGAGGTCGTGGTTGACGCGCAGCGCGCCGCCCTCCTGCGTGCCAAACCGGTTGGCCAGCTGCAGCAGCGTCTTGGCCACGCGGCCGGGGACGTCGGTGAAGATGAGGTCCGCGAGCGAGGCGTTGGTGCGGCGCAGGCGGCGGGCCAGCACGCGCAGGAGCTGTTGGGAAATCTCCGGGTAGTCGCTGATCCACTTCTTCAGGGAGTCCGAGTTCATAGTGGCCGCGGTGACCTCGGTGACGCAGACCGCCGAGGAGGTGCGCGGTCCGGGATCGAAGATGGACAGCTCGCCGAACATGTCGGAAGGCCCCATGACGGAGAGCAGGTTCTCACGCCCGTCCGGGGCGTGGCGGGCCAGCTTCACCTTGCCCTCGATGATGATGTAGAGGCGGTCGCCGGGCTCGCCTTCGTCGAATATGGTCGTGCCGCGAGGGAAGTGGACATCCTCCATCTCGCTGATCAGCGCGGTCACCGCGTCGGCCTCCACGCCCTGGAAAATCCCGGCGCGGGCGAGGATGTCGTGCTCCCCAGTCATCATTCCTCCTACGATGCACGGCTGATTTACAGCAGCCACAGTACCATTGCCTTGGGACATACGTCACAAAAGGCGAAAAGTGTGGTCAATCAGCGAGCAGGCCGGCTTCAAGCCGCTCCATGCCCACCGCGAACGCGCCTAGGATCACGGGTGCCAACGCTGCATACAGAACCGTCATGGTGCCGATGCTACCTTTCGCCGCCATTATAGTGAGATGCATGACTGACCTTACGGCCCCCGCCGCCTCGCTCACGCCGCAGCGCCGCCGTTCGGGAACCCACCCCGCCGCCCGCGGCCAGGAGACCGCGATCGGGCGGAAGAAACGCGCGCGGCGGATCAACCGCACGCTGGCGGCGGTGTTTCCCGACGCCCGCGCCGAGCTCGATTACACCACCCCGCTGGAGCTGCTGGTGGCCACTGTGCTCAGCGCCCAGACCACGGACGTGCGGGTCAACCAGGTCACCCCTGAGCTGTTCGCCCGCTTTCCGACGCCCGAGGCCTACGCCTCTGCCTCCCAGACCGATATCGAGGAGATTATCCGCCCCACCGGCTTCTACCGGGCGAAAGCTGCCAACCTCATCGGCCTCGGCCAGAAACTGGTGACGGATTTCGGCGGGGAGGTTCCCACCGCGCTGGATGATCTGGTGACGCTGCCCGGGGTGGGCCGCAAAACGGCGCACGTGGTGCGCGGCAACGCTTTCGACATGCCCGGGCTCACGGTGGACACGCACTTCCAGCGCCTCGTGCACCGGCTCGCGCTCACCGAGGAGACGGACCCGGTGGCCATCGAGCACGCCATCGCGGCGCTGGTGGAGAAGAAGGAGTGGACGATGTTTTCCCACCGCATCATCTTCCTCGGCCGCCGCGTGTGCCACGCGCGCACGCCCGCGTGCGGCGCCTGCCCGCTGCGGTTCGACTGCCCCAGCTTCGGGGCGGGCCCGACCGGCCCGGCGGAAGCGGCGGCGCGCGTGACCGGCCCGGAGCGCTCACACATCCTCGCATTCGCAGGAGTAGGGGAGTAGGCCACGGTGAACAGGTCCGTCCTGACAGGAGTCATCGCCGCCTTGGCGGCCACGGTCATCGTGCTCGCCGGGGCGTTCGTTCTGCTGCGGCCTTCGGGGGGAACTGCGTCGGATTCTTCTGGGGGTGCGTCGGGTGAGGCGTCGATAAGCAGCGGGCAGGCTGACATCGGCGCGCGCCCCGACTGCCCGGGGCCGGCCGTCGGCGGGGTGGAGCTCGAGTGCCTCGGCGGCGGGTACGCCCCGCCCAGCGGCGAAGTCACGGTAGTCAACGTGTGGGCGTGGTGGTGCGAGCCGTGCCGCGACGAGCTGCCAGTTCTGGCGGAGTACGCGGCCGCCCGCCCGGACGTCACCGTGGTGGGCGTGCACGCGGACGCGTCCGCGGCCAAGGGCGCGGCCCTGCTGACGGAGCTGGGCGTGGATTTGCCCAGCTACCAGGACAGCACCAACGCGTTCGCCGGCACGCTGGGGCTGCCCGGGGTCATCCCGATCACGCTCGTGTTCCGCGGGGGCGAGCGCGTGGGCGTGTTCCCCGAGGTGTTCCACTCCGCCGCGGAGCTCGACGCGGCCGTGAGCGGGGTGCTGTAGATGGCTGACGTGCCCCTTCGCCCCGAGCTCGCGCCCGACTGGATGACGGGAATGGTCGCTGGCATGGCGCAGGCGCGCAGCTCCGAGCGGATGCGCCGGACCCTGGACAGCCGCGCCCCGCGCGCAGGCGCCCCCGATGACTCCGCGGTGCTCATGCTGCTCACCGGCGAGAGTCCGGACACCGCGGAGATCCTGCTCACCCACCGCACGCCCGCCATGCGTAGCCACTCCGGCCAGATGGCCTTCCCCGGCGGGCGTATCGACACCACCGATACAGGGCCCGTCGACGCCGCCCTGCGCGAGGCGTGGGAGGAGACCGGCCTTCAGCGTGAGCTGGTGATTCCCCTGGCCACGCTAAACGCCGTGTCCACCGCCGGGAACCAGCGCGCCGTGCGCCCCGTCCTGGGGTACTCGGCCGACCCCGGGCATCCCCACCCGGCCAGCCCCGCGGAAACCGACGACGTCTTCTTCGCCCCGGTCTCCGAGCTGCTCGAGCCGGGCAACCGCCTCACCGTGGGGGTCATGGGTTTCAAGGGCCCGGCGTTCACGATCAACGGCTACCTCGTGTGGGGGTTTACGGGCCTGCTTCTCGACGTCATCTTCGACGCCGCCGGATGGACCCAGCCGTACGACACCACGGTTGTGCCGCTGCGCCGGGCGCTTTCGGGCTCGCGCAACGACGAGCGCTATTTCTGACCGCGTCCGGGGTACTATGAGCATTCGCTTGTCCGCACGTGGTCGCAAGGTAGAAGGTAGTAGAAGGTAGTAGGGAGTATCGCCGGTTTGGACGCAGCCTTCATTGTCGACGCAATTTTGGTTCTTGCCATCATTGCCTCTTTCATCAGTGGCTGGCGCCGGGGTGCGTTGACGTCCATTCTGTCCACGGTGGGTATCGTCGCCGGGCTCATCGTCGGTCTCGCTGTCGCCCCGGCGCTGGTGAACGCCGCCGAAGCGCTCGCGTTCAAGCTGGCGATCCTGCTGGTCGTGGTGCTGATTTTCGCGGCGATGGGAAGCTCCGTGGGGGTCATCGTCGGCTCCAGGCTGCGCGACCGCGCGCGCTGGCGCTCCACGCAGGTGGTGGATTCCGTCGTGGGCTCGGTGTTCCAGGCTGTCGCGGTTGCGCTCGTGGTGTGGTTTATCTCGATCCCCCTGGCGTCGGCCGTCCCCGGCAAGGTCGGTGACGGGATCCGCCAGTCCGCGGTGCTGGGGGCGTTCAACGCCGCGGCACCTGCCGGGGCGGAACAGCTGCCGGCGCGGCTCGCCGCTTTGTTGAACGAATCAGGGCTTCCGCCACTGGTCTCACCTTTCGCGCCCACGGTCGGGCAGCAGGTCGACGCGCCCGACCCCGACGTGGTGGATGTCGCCATGGTGGAGCAGGCGCGCCCCAGCGTGGTCCACGTGATGGGCGACGCCGAATCCTGCAGCCGCAAGCTCATGGGGTCCGGGTTCGTCGCCGCCGACGACTACGTGATCACCAACGCCCACGTGGTGGCGGGCACAGGGGCGGTAGACCTTGACACTGTGCTCGGCGTCAAAAGCGCCGAGGTGGTCTACTACAACCCGGACGTGGACATCGCCGTTCTGCGCGCCCCCGGCCTGGGGCTGGACCCGCTGCCGTTCGCGGACGCCGGTTTGGGAGCGGGCGACGACGCCGTGGTGATGGGGTATCCGCGCTCCGGCCCGTTCGAGGCGGCCCCGGCGCGGATTCGCAGCCGCATCAACATCGCCGGGCCCGACATCTACGCCACCGGGCGCGTCGAGCGCGAGGCCTACACGCTGCGCGGCAACATCCGCCAGGGCAACTCGGGCGGCCCGCTACTCACGCCCACCGGGGACGTCGCCGGCGTGATCTTCGGGGCGTCCGTGGACTCCAGCGACACCGGCTACGCACTGACCACGGACCAGGTGCTCTCTGTGGTGGGCCCGATCGCCGACCTGCGCGGGCTCACGGCACCGGTGGACACCGGCGCGTGCGTCGCCGGTTAGGAGCCGGCCCCGGTGCCCCCGGTGCCCCCGGTGAGCGCCGCGAACTGCGCGACTGCCGCGGTAAACTCCGCCGGGTTCTCGATGTGGGGAAGGTTTTTGGCACCCGGCACGCTGAGCTGACGGACCGTGCCCGTCACGCGCGCCTTCTGCCGCGCCACGACCGGCTTCCACAAACTCTGCCCCGGGTGGATGAGCAGTGTGGGAGCCGCGACGGGGGCGTCGTTCGCGGCGGAACCGGAAAGGGAGACTAGGGGCGGCGTGATCAGCCGCGAGTTGTGGACGCTGTGCACGAAGGCGTTGTCGATGTCGGCGGCTGTGCGGCGCACGTTCAGCACCTCGTCGAAGCGTGCGGTGCCGTGAAACTGGCTGGTGGTGTTGATCACGAGGTTGTCCCGGTACACGCGGCGCCGGGTGCGCGGGAAGCGCCTCAGCAGGCGCGACGGCAGACGAGCGACGGTGATGCGGCCGAGCAGGGGCATGAAGTCCCAGGGCCGCGCTGCCATAGCCGCGCGCAGGTCCGCCGGATGCGCCGCGGAAACAGAGACCAGGCCGGAGACGAGTTCGGGGTGCAGGGCCGCGGTGACCCAGGCGACGCCTCCGCCCGTGTCCGCCCCGACAACGATCGCGGACTTATGCCCCAGGGTGGAAATCGCCCCCTTGACGTCGCCTACGGCGATGAGCATCTCGTTGCCCGGCCTCGGCGGCGGCTTGTCCGACATCCCGTAACCGCGCATGTCGAGCGCGGCGACGTGAAAGCCCCGCTCAGCGAGCGGGGCGATGACGTCGCGATAGTCGAACCACCCGCCGAACGTACCGTGTAGGAGCAGGACAAGGGGGTGTGCGGGTTCCCCCGCGGTGACGGCGTGCAGGCGGGTGCCGCGGGTATGGAGCAGCTCGTGCTCGAAGTCGCCCTCGAGCTCCACGACTGTGGGCGGGAGTCTGCGGCTGAGCGCGGGCACTGCGTCTGCGTCTCCCGTATTAGTCCTTGGTCACGGCGGTGGAGCCGCCGCGGGTCGGCACCGTGCGGGTGACGGAGCGCTCGTCGGTGACAACCGGGATGCGGCCGGTCGGCGCGGGGCCGCCGGTGTACAGGGCGCTGTCATCCTCGGCGAGGTTCTTCTGCGCCTGGCCCGGGACGAGGTTCTTCAGCTCGCCCACGGACTCCATGGTGCGCTCGGGGGCCTTGACGTTCTTGAACTTGCGGAAGCCGACGAAGGCCAGGATTCCGGCCACCGCGAGCATGACCAGGAAGATGATGAGGAAGGCGGCCCACCACGGCATCCACAGGTGGAGCAGCGCGGCGAGGAAGAAAAAGAAGAAGAAGGTGGAGTACAGCGCGATCACGCCGGCGGCGGCGAACAGCCCCCCTCCGACGGCCCCCTTCTTCACCTCGCCCATGACCTCGGTCTTAGCCAGCTCGATTTCGCTGCGGACGAGGCGGGACACCTGCTCGGAGGCGTTCGAGACCAGCGCGCCGATGGAGTCCTGGCCCGGCTGGGTGACGTCGGTGTCGCGCAGCGGAATGGAGTCGACCTTGGCGGAGATGGCGGTCGAACCGTTTGTGTAGAGACCCTTGTTGCTCACGATGTTTTACCTTCCTCGGTGGCTCGTGCCAGCTAGTTCAACATAAAACCACACTTGCTTTTCTAATGAACGTACCCAATCCTAGAGGATTATGCGCTGCGGTTGTCTTTGGCGATGCGCTGCGCAACCCAGATTCCGGCCGCGGCGAGCGCGGTGACGCCCGCCACAACTCCCGCTCCGATCCCCACTTCACGGGCGTTGGGCATCTGGATGAGCGGCTCCGGGTTCTTAAAGGTGCGCACCTCCCAACCGTGCTCCTGGGCGTGCTTGCGCAGCGCCCGGTCGGGGTTGACCGCAACCGGGTGGCCGACCATTCCCAGCATGGGAATGTCCGTCGCCGAGTCGGAGTAGGCGTAGCTGCCAGCTAAGTCGTAGCCGTGGGACTCGGCGAATTCGGTCACGGCGTCCGCCTTGGCATCGCCTTTGAGGAACCGGGTGACGTTGCCGGTCAGCTTGCCGTCAACAACCTCGAGCTCGGTGGCCACGATCATGTCCACGCCCAGCTCGCGCGCGATGGGCTCGACGAGGATGTCCGCGGAGGCTGAGATGATGATGACGTCGCGGCCGTGGCGTTTGTGGAACCCGATGAGCTCTCTGGCCTCGGCGTATATGGCGGGCGTGACCACCGTGCGCATCGTTTCCGTCGTGACGCGGTCGATATCGTCGACCGCCCAGCCCGTGACAAGCTGCGCCATATAATCGCGGGTGGAGTCCATGCGCTCGCTGCTGAGCCCCATGAGCATGTAGGACGCCTTCGTCATGTAGATTTCCACGGCCTCTTGGCGGGTGATCATCCCGTTGTTGAGGAATTCTTTTCCAAACGCGAAGGCGGAGGAGGTGGCGATGATGGTTTTGTCCAAGTCGAAGAAGGCGGCGGTGCGCCGCGCGGCGGCGCCCGTGGGCTCCCCGGTGCTGTCGTCGACGTCCATGCCCGACATTGTAGACGGGCCGCTTGACCCGCGGGCGCACCATTTTCGAAAAAAAGTACGAGAAAAGTTGTTGATGTGCTTGCAACGTTTTCATGGTATGTGTCATAATCGTTCCCGCACGGCCCCGATATACAGTGTGGCCTGCCCCGGTCCACCCCCCCCGAGACCGGGTTACCGACGGCCCGCGCACACCCCCCCCGAGGCGCGGGCCGTCCCTTATGCCTTCCTCCGCCGCCGGCATGTTGTCCCCGGCATGTTGTCCCCGTCTTGTTATCCACAGCATGTTGTCCACAGCGCGATGGTGAAACGTCACCTAGCTGGCGTTTTATCCACAGGTTTTCTGCGGGGCCCTTGTTCCGCCCCGCGCGCTGCGCGAGAGTCGAAGCATGTCACGCACCTCGCCCATCCTCGTCGCCGTCGACGACCCGACAGTGCACTCTGAAGCCGTCCACCTCGTCGCCGTCGCCGGGCACCCGGTCGTGGATGCCAGCGCTGACCCCGCCGCCTTCCAGCGCAGCTATGAGTCGTGTTTCGCGGTGCTCCTTGATTCCTCCGTCGTGCCCCCGCCGCACCGACGCCCCGGCGTGTTCCTCGTCGGCGGCGAGCCGGACGAGCTGGATAAGCAGTTCGCGGCCCGCCCATGGAGCGATGACGCCTTCGTTCTCCCCGCCCAGGCGGCGGATCTGTTGCGCGCCATCGGGGCGCTGCGCCACGGCGGGCTCGAGCACCGCGCGCGGGGCACGGTCGTCGCGGTGGTGGGTGCGGCCGGAGGGGCGGGCGCGTCGGTCCTGGGGGCGTCGATAAGCCGTTCGTGCGGCGCCGAGCTCGCCCCCTCGCTTGTCGACGCCCACCGGTACTCCGGCGGCCTCGACCTCCTGCTGGGCGTCGAGAACGCGGTCGGGGCGCGCTGGGGCGAGATCACCGTTGGCGAGGGCGAGGTCGCGCGGGATGACATCCGGCGGGCCCTGCCCGCGACCGCCGACGGGATTGCCGTGCTGACTTGCTCGCGCACGACGATCAGTGACCCTTTCGTGTTCGACGCGCCCGCCGTCGAGCGCACCGTCGCCGCGCTGGGCACGGCCGGGCTGACGGTCGTCGATTGCCCGGTGCAGCTCGTGCCGCAGCGCTGCGACCTCGCGGTCGTGGTCACGCCGGGGGAGGTGCGCGCGGCGGCCGCCGCCACCCGGATCGGCGCGGAGCTGAGCGCGCGCGGGGTGCAGTGCGTGGCCGTGGCCAGGCGCCGGGCGTGGTCGGGCCTGTCGGGCGCCGAACTCGAGCGCGTGACCAAGCTGCGCGTGGTCGGCGACGTCCCCGACGTGCCCGGGCTGACGAAGAAGCTGGAGACGGCGGGGCTGCCGCGTCGCCTCCCGCGGGCGCTGGAACGCTGCGCTCGCGCCGTCTTGGCGGAGGTGGGACTGTGAGGCCGGCCGCGGAGGCGGGCGAGATCATCGCGCGCGTCAAGCGCCGCCTCGCTCACGAGCCCGTGACGGACCCGGCACGCCTGTCCGCCCTGATCAGGGAGGAGGCGGTCGTGCTCAGCGACGTCGAAGTGCTGGGCATCATGCGGCAGCTGCGCGACGACACCACCGGTGTGGGGCGCCTGGAGTCCCTTCTGGGCAACCCCGGTGTCACGGACATCTGCGTCAACGGGCCGTCGAGCGTGTACGCCGATTCCGGAGCGGGCCTCGAGCTCACCGACGTGCAGTTCACCTCGGACGCGGAGGTGCGCCACTTAGCCGCCCGGCTCGCCGCCAACTGCGGGCGCCGGCTTGACGACGCCCAACCTTACTGCGACGGCCACATCCTGCGGGAGGACGGCACCCTGTTGCGGTTCCACGCGATCCTGAGCCCCGTGGCGAGGGCGGGAACGTGCATCTCCCTGCGGGTGCTGCGCGCCACGACGGCCACGCTCGATGACCTGACGCGGCGCGGCGCGATGGATGCGGAGCGCGCGGAGGTGCTCCGCCGCGTGGTCACGCGGCGCCGTGCGTTCCTCGTCCTCGGCGGCACGGGCGCCGGGAAGACGACGCTGCTGACGGCGATGCTCTCCGAGGTGGATCCGGGGGAGCGCATCGTGGCCATCGAGGACACCCTCGAGCTCACGCCGCGCCACCCGCACGTGCTCAACTTGACGTCGCGCGGCGCCAACGCCGAGGGCGCCGGCGAAATCACGCTGGCGAACCTGCTCCGCCAGGCGCTGCGCATGCGCCCAGACCGGATCGTCGTCGGAGAGATCCGGGGTGCCGAGGTGGTGGACCTGCTCGCCGCGCTGAACACCGGCCACGACGGAGGGGCGGGGACGCTGCACGCGAACTCCATTCACGAAGTCCCGGCGCGGATGGAGGCGCTCGCCGCGCTCGGCGGGCTGGACCGGCCGAGCCTGCATTCCCAGCTGGCGGCAGCGGTGGACGTGGTGATTGTGGTCAAGCGGCGCCCCGACGGCTCCCGAATCCTCCACCAGCTCGGCGTGCTGGAGGGCAACCCGGTCACGGCCAGGGTGGTGTGGGACGCGGAGGCGGGGGAGTTAGACGGCTACGCGGAGGTGTTCGGCCCATGAACGCCGTCTCCTCGGCGCTCATCGCCGCGGCCCTGGCCACGCCCCCGCCGCGCCCCGCGCACAGGCTGGGCGGCGCGACCCACCGCACGCGCCTCCACCCGGCCGTCATTCCGGCCGCGGTGTTCGTGGTTTCGCTGGCCGTCATCGTGTCGGACCGCCTGGCCCTAGTCGTCTCCCTGGGGATTGCGGGGATGACCCTTGCGCGCGCCGCGGCCGCGTACCGGGACAAGCGCCAGGCGCGGCGCAACCGGGCCATCGTGGCCGGGTTCCTGGGCCACGTGGTCACCCATCTCGAGGCCGGCTCCACGCCGAGCGACTCGTGCAGGCGCGCCGAGGACCACCTCCCGGATTCGTGCCCGGCGCCGCTCGCGCGGGATCTCCGGCAGCTCGGCGTGTCGGCGGCGCACGGCGCGGCCCCGCACGACACTGCCGGCGAGCTTGGAGAGGTCGCCGACGTCGCGGCGCTGTGGGCCCTGGCCGTCAACCGCGGCCTGCCGCTGGCGGCGCTTCTCGCCCAGGCGAGGGACCGCATAGACGCGCAGCAGCGCCATCGCGCGGCGACCGAGGCGGCGCTCGCAGGCCCGAAAACGACCGCCGTAGTGCTGTCGCTGCTGCCCCTCGCGGGCGTT containing:
- the glxR gene encoding CRP-like cAMP-activated global transcriptional regulator GlxR, whose amino-acid sequence is MTGEHDILARAGIFQGVEADAVTALISEMEDVHFPRGTTIFDEGEPGDRLYIIIEGKVKLARHAPDGRENLLSVMGPSDMFGELSIFDPGPRTSSAVCVTEVTAATMNSDSLKKWISDYPEISQQLLRVLARRLRRTNASLADLIFTDVPGRVAKTLLQLANRFGTQEGGALRVNHDLTQEEIAQLVGASRETVNKALATFAHRGWIRLEGKSVLIVNTENLARRAR
- the nth gene encoding endonuclease III, whose product is MTDLTAPAASLTPQRRRSGTHPAARGQETAIGRKKRARRINRTLAAVFPDARAELDYTTPLELLVATVLSAQTTDVRVNQVTPELFARFPTPEAYASASQTDIEEIIRPTGFYRAKAANLIGLGQKLVTDFGGEVPTALDDLVTLPGVGRKTAHVVRGNAFDMPGLTVDTHFQRLVHRLALTEETDPVAIEHAIAALVEKKEWTMFSHRIIFLGRRVCHARTPACGACPLRFDCPSFGAGPTGPAEAAARVTGPERSHILAFAGVGE
- a CDS encoding TlpA family protein disulfide reductase, producing the protein MNRSVLTGVIAALAATVIVLAGAFVLLRPSGGTASDSSGGASGEASISSGQADIGARPDCPGPAVGGVELECLGGGYAPPSGEVTVVNVWAWWCEPCRDELPVLAEYAAARPDVTVVGVHADASAAKGAALLTELGVDLPSYQDSTNAFAGTLGLPGVIPITLVFRGGERVGVFPEVFHSAAELDAAVSGVL
- a CDS encoding NUDIX hydrolase translates to MADVPLRPELAPDWMTGMVAGMAQARSSERMRRTLDSRAPRAGAPDDSAVLMLLTGESPDTAEILLTHRTPAMRSHSGQMAFPGGRIDTTDTGPVDAALREAWEETGLQRELVIPLATLNAVSTAGNQRAVRPVLGYSADPGHPHPASPAETDDVFFAPVSELLEPGNRLTVGVMGFKGPAFTINGYLVWGFTGLLLDVIFDAAGWTQPYDTTVVPLRRALSGSRNDERYF
- a CDS encoding MarP family serine protease, with translation MDAAFIVDAILVLAIIASFISGWRRGALTSILSTVGIVAGLIVGLAVAPALVNAAEALAFKLAILLVVVLIFAAMGSSVGVIVGSRLRDRARWRSTQVVDSVVGSVFQAVAVALVVWFISIPLASAVPGKVGDGIRQSAVLGAFNAAAPAGAEQLPARLAALLNESGLPPLVSPFAPTVGQQVDAPDPDVVDVAMVEQARPSVVHVMGDAESCSRKLMGSGFVAADDYVITNAHVVAGTGAVDLDTVLGVKSAEVVYYNPDVDIAVLRAPGLGLDPLPFADAGLGAGDDAVVMGYPRSGPFEAAPARIRSRINIAGPDIYATGRVEREAYTLRGNIRQGNSGGPLLTPTGDVAGVIFGASVDSSDTGYALTTDQVLSVVGPIADLRGLTAPVDTGACVAG
- a CDS encoding alpha/beta fold hydrolase; protein product: MPALSRRLPPTVVELEGDFEHELLHTRGTRLHAVTAGEPAHPLVLLLHGTFGGWFDYRDVIAPLAERGFHVAALDMRGYGMSDKPPPRPGNEMLIAVGDVKGAISTLGHKSAIVVGADTGGGVAWVTAALHPELVSGLVSVSAAHPADLRAAMAARPWDFMPLLGRITVARLPSRLLRRFPRTRRRVYRDNLVINTTSQFHGTARFDEVLNVRRTAADIDNAFVHSVHNSRLITPPLVSLSGSAANDAPVAAPTLLIHPGQSLWKPVVARQKARVTGTVRQLSVPGAKNLPHIENPAEFTAAVAQFAALTGGTGGTGAGS
- a CDS encoding phage holin family protein yields the protein MSNKGLYTNGSTAISAKVDSIPLRDTDVTQPGQDSIGALVSNASEQVSRLVRSEIELAKTEVMGEVKKGAVGGGLFAAAGVIALYSTFFFFFFLAALLHLWMPWWAAFLIIFLVMLAVAGILAFVGFRKFKNVKAPERTMESVGELKNLVPGQAQKNLAEDDSALYTGGPAPTGRIPVVTDERSVTRTVPTRGGSTAVTKD
- a CDS encoding HAD family hydrolase, producing MDVDDSTGEPTGAAARRTAAFFDLDKTIIATSSAFAFGKEFLNNGMITRQEAVEIYMTKASYMLMGLSSERMDSTRDYMAQLVTGWAVDDIDRVTTETMRTVVTPAIYAEARELIGFHKRHGRDVIIISASADILVEPIARELGVDMIVATELEVVDGKLTGNVTRFLKGDAKADAVTEFAESHGYDLAGSYAYSDSATDIPMLGMVGHPVAVNPDRALRKHAQEHGWEVRTFKNPEPLIQMPNAREVGIGAGVVAGVTALAAAGIWVAQRIAKDNRSA
- the ssd gene encoding septum site-determining protein Ssd, with product MSRTSPILVAVDDPTVHSEAVHLVAVAGHPVVDASADPAAFQRSYESCFAVLLDSSVVPPPHRRPGVFLVGGEPDELDKQFAARPWSDDAFVLPAQAADLLRAIGALRHGGLEHRARGTVVAVVGAAGGAGASVLGASISRSCGAELAPSLVDAHRYSGGLDLLLGVENAVGARWGEITVGEGEVARDDIRRALPATADGIAVLTCSRTTISDPFVFDAPAVERTVAALGTAGLTVVDCPVQLVPQRCDLAVVVTPGEVRAAAAATRIGAELSARGVQCVAVARRRAWSGLSGAELERVTKLRVVGDVPDVPGLTKKLETAGLPRRLPRALERCARAVLAEVGL
- a CDS encoding TadA family conjugal transfer-associated ATPase, with the protein product MRPAAEAGEIIARVKRRLAHEPVTDPARLSALIREEAVVLSDVEVLGIMRQLRDDTTGVGRLESLLGNPGVTDICVNGPSSVYADSGAGLELTDVQFTSDAEVRHLAARLAANCGRRLDDAQPYCDGHILREDGTLLRFHAILSPVARAGTCISLRVLRATTATLDDLTRRGAMDAERAEVLRRVVTRRRAFLVLGGTGAGKTTLLTAMLSEVDPGERIVAIEDTLELTPRHPHVLNLTSRGANAEGAGEITLANLLRQALRMRPDRIVVGEIRGAEVVDLLAALNTGHDGGAGTLHANSIHEVPARMEALAALGGLDRPSLHSQLAAAVDVVIVVKRRPDGSRILHQLGVLEGNPVTARVVWDAEAGELDGYAEVFGP
- a CDS encoding type II secretion system F family protein is translated as MNAVSSALIAAALATPPPRPAHRLGGATHRTRLHPAVIPAAVFVVSLAVIVSDRLALVVSLGIAGMTLARAAAAYRDKRQARRNRAIVAGFLGHVVTHLEAGSTPSDSCRRAEDHLPDSCPAPLARDLRQLGVSAAHGAAPHDTAGELGEVADVAALWALAVNRGLPLAALLAQARDRIDAQQRHRAATEAALAGPKTTAVVLSLLPLAGVAMGSAMGANPLGLLLGPGAGGWLLVAGTALVCAGFLACQHIIGQAAA